In Kutzneria kofuensis, the DNA window GCGCTGCGGGTCGGCACGCCGATCCAGCGGTTCTGGCGGGACGCCCACGCCGGCCGTGTGCACGCCATCAACGACCCCGAGCGCGCGCTGGCCATGTTCGGCAACGGCGAGTTCGGCATCCCGGTGCAGGACGCCATGCTATGACGTACACCGAGAAGTGTCAGATCCGGCTCCACTTCCACGAGGCCGGCGCCGGCAAACCGTTGGTGCTGCTGCACGGCGGCGGACCGGGCGCGTCGGCGTGGAGCAACTTCGGCCGCAACATCCCGGTGTTCGCCAAGCACTTCCGGGTGATCGCGCCGGACCAGCCCGGCTTCGGGCTGTCCGACAAGCCGACCGAGCACGGCCAGTACTTCACGCACAGCGCCGACGCCCTGAAGGCCCTGCTGGACGAACTCGGGGTCGACAAGGCCGATCTGCTGGGGAATTCCCTCGGAGGCGGCACGGCCGTGCGGTTCGCGCTGAAGTACCCCGACCGCGCCGGCCGGCTGGTGCTGATGGCTCCGGGCGGCCTCGGTCTCAACGTCTTCGCGCCGGACCCGACCGAAGGCGTGAAACGGCTGGGGGCCTTCGGCGCGTCGCCGACGCGTGACGCGCTCAAGGCGTTCCTCAAGACCCTCGTCTTCGACCAGAAGATGATCACCGACGAGCTGGTGGACGAGCGCTTCGAGTACGCCAAGCAGCCGGAGTCGCTGAAGGCCATGGCCGCCATGGGCGCCTCCTTCTCCCGGCCGGACACCTTCGAGGAAGGCATGCTCTGGCGCGAGGCGCACCGGCTCCGGCAGCGGGTGCTGCTGGTCTGGGGCCGTGAGGACCGGGTCAACCCGCTGGACGGGGCACTGGTGGCGCTGAAGCTGATCCGCCGCGCCCAGCTGCACGTGTTCGGCGGCTGCGGGCACTGGGCGCAGCTGGAGAAGTTCGACGAGTTCAACCGGCTCGCCATCGACTTCCTGAGCGAGGACTGAGATGGGCATCAGGTCATTGGGCTACCTGCGGATCGAGGCCACGGACGTGCCGGCGTGGCGCGAGTACGGCCTCAAGGTGCTGGGCATGGTGGAGGGCAGGGGCAGCGATCCCGAGGCCCTCTACCTGCGCATGGACGACTTCCCGGCGCGCCTGGTGATCTTCCCCGGTGAGCGGGACCGGCTCGCCCAGGCCGGCTGGGAGGTGGCGAACGAGGGCGAGCTGGCCGAGGTCGCCGCGGCGCTGGACGCCGCGGGCGTGGCGGTGGAGAAGGCCAGCGACGCCGATCTCGCCGACCGCAAGGTGGCCGGGCTGATCCGCTTCGACGACCCGTCCGGCAACACGCTGGAGGTCTTCCACGGCGCCGCGCTGCAACACCGGCGCGTGGTCAGCCCGTACGGGCACACCTTCGTGACGGGCGAGCAGGGCCTGGGGCACGTGGTGCTGAGCACCCGTGACGACGAGGAGGCGCTGCACTTCTACCGGGACGTGCTCGGCTTCAAGCTCCGTGACTCGATGCGGCTGCCGCCGCAGCTGGTCGGCCGCCCGGCCGACGGCCCGCCGGCGTGGCTGCGGTTCTTCGGCTGCAACCCGCGCCACCACAGCCTGGCGTTCCTGCCGATGCCGACGCCGAGCGGCATCGTGCACCTGATGATCGAGGTCGGCAACGCCGACGACGTGGGCCTGGCGATGGACCGGGCGGCGCGGCGCAAGGTGCCGATGTCGGCGACGCTGGGCCGGCACGTCAACGACCTGATGCTGTCGTTCTACATGAAGACGCCCGGCGGCTTCGACGTCGAGTTCGGCACCGAGGGCCGGCAGGTCGAGGACGAGACCTGGATCGCGCGGGAGAGCACGGCGGTCAGCCTGTGGGGTCACGACTTCGGCGTGGGCAGCCGGTAGATGGACCGGTTCCGCACGGTACTCGGGCACTTCTGCACCGGTGTGACCGTGGTCACGACCATCGCGGGCGACGTGCCGGTCGGCTTCGCCTGCCAGTCGTTCGCGGCGCTGTCGCTGGACCCGCCGCTGGTGCTGTTCTGCCCGGATCGGCGGTCCGGCACCTGGCCGGCGATCCGGGACTCGGGCGTGTTCTGCGTGAACGTGCTGGCCGAGGACCAGCGCGAGGTCTCCCGGCTGTTCGGCACCCGCGGCGCGGACCGGTTCAGCGGCACCGCGTGGCGGCCGTCGCCGGGCGGCTGCCCGGTGCTGGACGGCGTGCTGACCTGGATCGACTGCAAGGTCGAGGACGTGCACGACGCCGGCGACCATCACATGGTGGTCGGCCGGGTGACCGAGCTGGGCGAATGCCGCGACGGGCAGCCGCTGCTGTTCTACCGGGGCGCCTACGCGGCCACCGACTCCCGCTATCCCGTCGACGGCGAACTGGACAATCTTCTCACCTGGTCACGGAGTGCCGACTGGCTGTAGCGATATATGTGGACGATTTCCCTCCGCTTGGGTACGTTGGTTGTAACAGGCAACTGTGACGACCTGGGGAGTGCGTCCGATGACCGAGATGCTCGAGACAGACCTGCCGTCGTTCCCGATGGCCCGCGAGTGCCCGATGCACCCGCCGGCCGAGTACCGGGAGATCCGCAAGCAGGAACCGGTCAGCCGGGTGCGCATGCCCGACGGCCAGATCGCCTGGCTGGTCACCGGCCACGAGCTGAGCCGCCAGCTGCTGGCCGACCCGCGGGTCAGCTCCGACCGGCTGCACCCGAACTTCCCGCTGGCGCTCACCACCGAGCAGCGCAAGGCGTTCCAGGACAACAACCGGCTCAACTTCCGCCGGTCCATGATCGGCCTGGACGCGCCGCAGCACGGCGTCCACCGCAAGATGCTGATCAGCGAGTTCTCCGTGCGCCGGATCGCGTCGATGCGCCCGCGCATCCAGGAGATCGTCGACCAGTCCATCGACGACCTGCTGGCCGCCGAGCAGCCGGCCGACCTGGTCGAGCACATCTCGCTGGCCGTGCCGTCGCTGGTGATCTGCGAGCTGCTCGGCGTGCCCTACGAGCAGCGGCACGGCTTCCACGAGTGGACCCGCAAGCTGATCAGCCGCACCACGTCCGGCGTCGAGCGCCGCGAGGCCGCCGAGGCGCTCAACGACTTCCTCGACGACCTGGTCACCCGCAAGGAGCAGGGTGAGCCGACGGACGACGTGATCGGCCGGCTCATCGCGCGCAACCGCGAGACCCCGGTGATGACACACGAGGAGATCGTCGGCACCGCGATCCTGCTGCTGATCGCCGGCCACGAGACCACCGCCAACATGATCTCGCTCGGCACCGTGGCGCTGCTGGAGAACCCGGAGCAGAAGGCGCAGATCGTGGCCGACTCGTCGCTGCTGCCCTCGGCCATCGAGGAGATGCTGCGCTACTTCACCATCGTGGAGAGCGCGACGGCCCGCGTGGCCACCGCCGACATCGAGCTCGGCGGCGTGACCATCCGCAAGGACGAGGGCGTCATCGTGTCCGGCCTGGCCGCGGACTGGGACGAGACCGTCTTCGAGCACCCGGACCAGCTGGACTTCACCCGCGGCGCGCGGCACCACGTGGCCTTCGGCTACGGCGTGCACCAGTGCCTCGGGCAGAACCTGGCCCGGCTGGAACTCGAGATCGTCTTCGAGACGTTGTTCCGGCGGGTGCCTACGCTGGCGTTGGCCGTGCCGGCGGCCGATCTGCCGTACAAGGACGACGCCGGCATCTACGGTATCTACCGGGTTCCGGTGCACTTCTGAGGGAAGAGGCAACACCATGCACATCACCGCGGACAGGGAGCGGTGCGTCGGCGCCGGCCAGTGCGTGCTGGCCGCGCCCGCCGTGTTCGACCAGGACGACGACGGCCTGGTCGCGCCGCTGACGCTGGATCCGGGGTCGGGGGAGCAGGAGGCCGTCCGGCAGGCGGTCAACGTGTGCCCATCTGCGGCCATCTGGATCGACAAGGAGTGACCGCTGCCATCGGCCGGCCGGGCTAAATCACCAGGACGTGTCCTGATTACACCCGGCTGGCCGATGGAGTGCCTGCTCTGCGGGGTCGATCTGTGCCTTCGTGTCCGACGACATCAGAGTCCGGGTGCTCGGCCCCGTCGAGATCGCCGGCCCGCACGGGCCCGTCGCGCTGCGGGGCAGGGGGCACCGAACCCTGCTGGCGCGGCTCGCGCTGCGCCCCGGCCAGCCCGTCGCCTCGTCCGCGCTGATCGACGCCCTGTGGGACCACGCGCCGCCGACCGCGCCCAAGACGCTGCGCAGCCACGTCGCCCACATGCGCCGCGACCTGCGCGCCGCCGACGTGCTGAACATGATCGTGACCCGGGATCCCGGGTATCTGCTGCGCATCCCGCCGTTCTCGGTGGACGTCGTGCGCTTCGAGTCGCTGGCTCGCCGCGGGCGTCAGGCGCTGTCCGGCGGTGATCACCGAGCCGCCGCCGACCAGCTGCAGGCCGCGTTGGCGCTGTGGCGTGGGGACGCGCTGGGGGACTGCCGGCAGGGCCAGTGGGTACGGCAGGAGGCGGCGCGGCTGGGGGATGCCCGGTTGGACGCCCAGGAGGACCTGATCGGGGCCGAGCTGGCGCTGGGCCGGCACGGCGAGGTGCTGGGGGAGCTGTCCGGGCTGGTCGTGACCCATCCGTTCCGGGAACGGTTGTGGGAGCTGCTGATGCTGGCGCTGTACCGGTCCGGGCGGCAGGCGGAGGCGCTGGCGGCCTTCCGCCGGGCGCGGTCGACGCTGGTCGAGCAGTTGGGCGTGGAGCCGGGGACCCGGTTGCGGCAGCTGGAGACCGCCATTCTCGCCGAGGAGCCGGTGCAGGAACCTCCGGTGTCCTTGCAGGCCGTCGTCTCCGGCCTGCCGGCGGAGTTGACGAGCTTTGTCGGCCGTGAGGAGGAACTGGCCAAGCTCGGTGGGATGTTCGCCGGCGGGCGGCTGGTGACCTTGGTCGGGACCGGTGGTGTCGGGAAGAGCCGGCTGGCACTGCGGTGTGCGGGTCAGCTGGGGGCGTCCGTGCACGGCGGGGTGCGGTTGGTGGAGCTGGCCGGGCTGCGCGACCGGGCGCTCGTGCCGCATGCCGTGGCCGAGGCGCTCGGCGTGCGGGATCAGTCCGGCCGGCCCCTCGCGGACGTTCTGGTCGACGTGCTGCGGGACCAGGATGTGTTGGTGGTGCTGGACAACTGCGAGCACCTGCTGGACGCCTGCGCCGACTTCGTCTCGGCGTTGCTGCGGGGTTGCCCGCGCCTGTTGATGCTGGTGACGAGCCGTCAGCCGCTGGGCGTCGAGGGTGAGCAGGTGCTGATCGTGCCGCCGATGCCCGTGGAGCACGCGGCGATGCGGCTGTTCGCGGAGCGGGCCCGTGCCGTGGTCGCCGACTTTGCCGTGACGGCCGACAATGTGCGGGTCGTGGAGAGCCTGTGCCGGCTGCTGGACGGCATTCCGCTGGCCATCGAGCTGGCGACCCTGGTGTTGCGGACCCTGTCGCCGGAGCAGATTCTGTCCCGTTTGGACGATCGCTTCGCGCTGCTGAGCGGGGCCCGGCGGGGCGTGATGGCCCGGCACCAGACGATGCGGGCCGCCGTGGAGTGGAGCTTCGAGCTGTGCACGCCGGCGGAACGCCAGTTGTGGAGCCAGTTGTCCGTGTTCGCCGGCAGCTTCGACCTGGAGGCCGTCGAGCAGGTGTGCGACGGTGATTTCGCCCAGGTGGCCCGGCTGGTCGACAAGTCCGTGCTGTCGTCGCGGACCGTCCGAGGTGTCGTGCGATACCGGCTGCTGGAGACGCTGCGGCAGTTCGGCGCGGAGCGACTGCTGGCCGATGGCTGCACGGAGTCGTTGCGGCGTAAGCATCTCGTCTGGTGCCAGCGGCTGGCGTCGTGGGGCGAGCGGGAGTGGTTCGGCCCCAACCAGGCGCTGGTGTTCTCCCGCATCCATGCCGACCGCGCCAATTTCCGTGCCGCGCTGGAGTTCTGCCTCGAATCCGATCCGGCCGCCGGCCTCCGGCTGGCCGGCACCCTGTGGTTCTACTGGATCGGCTGCGGGGTGTTCGCCGAGGGCCGTCGCTGGCTCGACGCCCTGCTGCGGCTTCCCTTTCGTGGCGTCGAGCGGCACAAGGCGTTATGGGTCAACGGATACGTTGCCACCTTGCAGGGCGACACCGAAGCCGCCGTTGGTCTGCTCGACGAGTGTCGGGCCCAGTCCGACGACTTCGTGGCGCTGGCCTACGCCACCTATGTCCGTGGCGCCGCTGCCGTCTTCGACGACGACCTGACCACCGGCTCCGACCTGCTCGCCGAGGCCAACCACGCCCTGACCCGCCTCGGCGAGCTCGACAGCAACGTCGTCATGACCAAGGTCGCCCTGGCGATCACCGCCGCCTTCGCCGGCGATCTTCCCTCCGCCGTCGCGCTGGCCCAGGAGGCCCACGCCGTCGCCGAGCACCACGGCGAGCAGTGGGCCCTCGCCTACGCCCACTACGTGCTCGCCTTCGCCGCCTGCCTCCAGGGAGCGTTGGCTCAGGCCATCGCCCACGCCAAGAAGTGTCTCGCCGTCAAGCAGACCTTCAACGACCTGCTCGGCATCGCCGTCTCCGTTGAGCTTCTGGCTCTGCTCGCCACCATGTCCGGCGACCCCGACCGCGCCGCCACCCTGTTGGGCGCCGCCGCCAACATCTGGCCGCGTGTCGGCGTGCCGTTGTTCGGCTCCCGCAACTTCGCCGCTCCCCACGAGCAGTGCGAACAGCTTGCCCGCCAAGCCCTCGGCGACCGCCGGTTCGAGCTGGCCTTCGTTGCCGGCACCCGCCTGTCCATCGACCAGGCCGTGGCCACGGCCCTGAACTCCGGCGAGTCACGCTCTGGAGCACACCGAATGTAGGTTTCGGGCATATGCCTCAGACTTACATTCGGTCTGCCTGAGAGCGTGACTCGCGAGGGTTGGAGCGGGCCAGTAGGGCGGCGTCGACGACCCGGTCGGCGAAGGAGTGGTCGATGGGGGCGTGCCCGGTGAGCAGCCGGTAGTGCAGCGGCGCGAACACGAGGTCCAGCACCAGATCCGCATCGCCGTCCGTGATCAGCGCCCGCAGCGGCTCGCGCCGGGGCTCGAACCAGTGCTCGCGCAGTGCCGCACCCAGCTCCGGATCCTGCTGCGCGGCCCCGATGAGCTCACGCAGCAACGTGCCGAGCCGCGTGCCGACGTAGAGGTCGACGAAGTGCCGGGCGTGGGCGCGCAACGCCTCCGCCAGGCCGACCGGGTTGCCGAGCGGCGGAGTGCTGCGCGCACGGGCCAGGAAGGCCTCCAGCGCAACGGCATTCTTGTTCGGCCACCAGCGGTAGATGGTGCGCTTGCCGACGCCCGCCTGCGCGGCGATGGCGTCGACGCTGACGGCCGGCCAGCCCCCGTCGACGAGAAGTTGCCACGTGGCGTCCAGAATCGCCTGGTGCACCTGGGGATTGCGGCGCGACTGGTCAGGCACGGCCGTTCACCTCCGCGATCCGCTCCACCAGCTCGGCGTACGGCTCGTCCCACGGATCCTTCAAACCGAAGCCCCGCTGCGGATTCTCCACGTAGCTGCACCAGTGCCAGCCGAGGATCCAGTCCTCGGCGGCGAACGTCGTCGCCAGCAGTTCGTAGCCGTCGGCCCGCGCCGCCTGGTCCGGCTCGCTGCCGGTCCGATGTGGACTCATCGTCGTCGGGCACCAGTTCCCCGTGTCCGCGATCAGCACCGGCAGCCCGGTTCGTTCGTGCCACCGGCCGATCGTCTCCATCGCCGGCTCCACCTTGCGGCCCGGGAACGTCTGCACCGACAACACATCCACATGTTCCGCCGCCGCGTCCAGCACCGCCTCCGGCGCACCGGCCTTGGTGCCGTACCGGTCCCCGAGGATCAGGTGGTTCGGGTCGTGCCGCCGTATCGCCTCCGTCGCCACCCGGTAGTACGCCTGCGCCACCTCTCTCAGCGGCCCTGCCCACCCTCTCCCGCTGTGATGCCCCTCCCACGCCGGCCCGTCCACCAGGAAGTACCCGAGCAGCAACGGATCGTCCGGGCGGCAGATCGTGCGGGCCAGGTGGTCGCAGTACTCGGCGAAGTCCCGCGACCGCGGGTCCCGGTACGCCGGATGTCCGTTCCAGCTCTCGATTTCCGCCACCCGCAACGCCAGCGTGTACGGCATTCCGGCGCCGGCGAGGTCGTCGCCGGGGATGCCGGCGGAGTGTGGCAGGTCCACCGGCGTGCCCGAGGTGCCCAGGCCGGTGCCGCTGACGTACTCCGGCGTCCAGCCGATCGTGGTGAAGCCCCACGAGCGCAGGTCCGGCACGAGCCCCTCGCGCAGCCAGCGCCGCCGCGAACCGCCGTACCGCGAGCGCCAGACCTCCAGATTGTGCGGGTAGCGCAGGTTGGTGTCGTCGGCGTGCGAGATCCCGATGGACCGGAACGGGCGGCCGTCCGGCGAGGTCAGCCGGCCGTCGACGAGTCTGAACATGGCACTGAGGATACGAACCGGTTCGTCTCCCCGCAAATCCTCTGGCGCAGATTTCTACCAACTGGTAGAGATTTGGGGTGACGGCGGTCACCGACACCGAGGAGTTGGGATGAGCGAGCTTTCCGTGCAGCTGTACACGGTCCGCGACAAGTTCGCGGAGGATCCGGCCGCCGTGCTGGCGCGGCTGGCCGAGATCGGGTTCGAGCACGTGGAGCCGTACGGCGTGCTCGAGAACGTCGAGACGCTGCGCAAGGGCCTGCCGGCCAACGGGCTGACCGCGCCGACCGCGCACGCCCGGCTGATCGGCGCGGACCAGCAGGCGGTGTTCGCCGCGGCGGCCGAGCTGGGCATCGACGTGGTGATCGACCCCTTCGTCGGCGCCGAGCACTGGCAGAACGCCGACGACATCGGCGCCACCGCCGACGCGCTGAACGCCGCCGCGAAGCTCGCCGCCGAGCACGGCGTGCGCGTCGGCTACCACAACCACTGGTGGGAGCTGCAGTCCCGGCTCGACGGCCGCAGCGCCTTCGAGGTGTTCGCCGACCAGCTCGACCCCGCGCTCGTGCTCGAGGTCGACACGTACTGGGCGACCGCAGGCGGCGAGAACGCGCCGGAGCTGCTGCGCCGGCTCGGTGACCGGGTGCGGGCCATCCACGTCAAGGACGGCGGCCTGAACACCGACGCCACCGGCCAGGTTCCCGCCGGCCAGGGCCAGGTACCGGTGGCCGAGGTGCTCGCCGCGGCGCCGCAGGCGCTGCGCGTCGTCGAGTTCGACGCGTACGACGGCGACATCTACGAGGGCATCACCGCCAGCCGCGCCTTCGTGCTCGGGCTCGAGCCGTGACCGGGCCCATGGGCGTCGGCGTGATCGGCGCCGGCGTCATCAGCGACACGTACCTGACCAACCTCACCAGCTTCCCCGACGTGCGGGTCCTCGCCGTCGCCGACCTCGACACCACCCGCGCCGCCGCCCAGGCGGCCAAGTTCGGCGTGCCGCGCTCCGGCACGGTCGTGGAGCTGCTCGCCGACCCCGCCATCGAGCTGGTCGTCAACCTGACCGTGCCCAGTGCCCACGTCGACGTCGGGCTGGCGGCGCTGGAGTCCGGCAAGCACGTGTGGGCCGAGAAGCCGCTCGCCCTGGACCGCCAGACGGGGCGGAAGCTGTTGGACCGGGCCCGGGAACGCGGCCTTCGCGTCGCCAGCGCGCCCGACACCGTCCTCGGCGCCGGGCTGCAGACCGCCCGCCGGGCCATCGACGCCGGCGCCATCGGCACCCCGCTGTCCGCGCTCGCCCTGTTCCAGGTGCCGGGTCCGGAGCTCTGGCACCCCTCGCCGGAGTTCCTCTACCAGCCCGGCGCCGGTCCGCTGCTCGACATGGGGCCGTACTACCTGACCACGCTCATCCAGCTGTTCGGTCCCATCCGGCGCGTCACCGGGGCCGGCGCCCGGGCCCGGGAGCGCCGGGTGATCGCCACCGGTCCCAAGGCCGGCACCGAATTCCCGGTGGACGTCCTCACCAACGTCACCGCGCTGATCGAGTTCGAACGCGGCGGCTCCGCCCAGGTCGTGTTCAGCTTCGACTCCGACCTGGTCCGCCGTGGGCTGCTGGAGGTCACCGGCAGTGCCGGCAGCGCCGTGCTGCCCGACCCCAACAGGTTCACCGGCAGCACCGTCCTGCATCTCGGCGCCGACCCCGAAGAGCTAGCCCCGCAAGGACATTCGGCGGAGCGTGGCACCGGCGCCCTGGAGTTGGCCCGCGCGATCCGTGCTGGCGTCCCGGAACGGGCCTCCGGCGAGCTCGCCTACCACGTCCTCGACGCCATGCTGGCCGTCGAGGAGTCGATCACGTTGCAGCATTCGGTGGAGGTGACCAGCACGGTGGAGGTGCCGCCCGCGCTGCCGGCGGAGTGGGATCCGCACGCCGCCACCCTGTGAGTCGCGTATCACGGTGGCCGTAGGCCCCGTTCGTGCGTGACCGTATGGCCGGCGACCCATCGCCATCCACGCGCGAGGCGGGGGTGAAGTGGCCGGGGCAGCCGTTCGGCCAGCCCCGGCCCGTCGGGCCAGCCGCCGCAGTGCGGCGAGACGCCGCTGGCGTGTGCGACACACTCGTACCCGTGGTGGACATGTAGTGGGCATGCGCAACCCTTCCCGTGGCCCGTGCCGCGAGGCCCGCTTCACGTCGCTGTACGAGGCGGCATACGCCGATCTGCTCCGCTTCGCGCAGCGCCGAGTGCATGCCACTCACGCCGAGGACGTGGTCGCGGAGTCCTTTCTCGTGGCCTGGAGGCGCCTGGACGACCTCCCGTCGCGGCGGGACGACGCACGGGCCTGGCTCTTCGGCATCGCCCGCGGAGTCATCCTCAACACCCACCGCGGAGCGGAACGGCAGCGCGCACTCGCGGTGAAACTGGCGGACGTCCCGACCGGTTCCGCGGCCGACGCCGACGCGGACCTCGTCGCCCGTCAGATAGACATCTCCCGCGCGTGGCAACGGCTGTCCGACGTGCACCAGGAAGCGCTGGCTTTGGCCGTACTCGATGGACTCAACGCGCCACAGGCGGCCGCGGTCCTGGGCGTCTCACCCCTCGCGTTCCGGCTGCGGCTGAGCCGGGCCCGCCACGCGCTGCGGCTCAGCCTCGACCATCCGGCCGGCTCCCCGGCCACGCCTGTCCGCACCTACGGAAGGACGCCATCGTCATGACTCGAACCACCGACATGTTCGTCACGCTGCGGACCCTCGACCCCGCCGACGCCGATGTCGACCCGCACAACCCACGCGCCCGCGCCGAACTCGAGCGCATTCTGGCCGTCGATCCCACGCTGCCCCTGGATCACACCCGGGCGAAGGCTCGGCGCCGCCGTGGCGTTCGCCTGGTGGCCGCCACCGCAACGGTCGTCACCGCCGCGGCGGCCCTGGTCATCCTTCCGTCGCTGACGAACGGCGACCGCGCGTTCGCGTCGTGGACCAGCCGGCCGACCGGTCTGTCGGCACAGGCCGCCGCGGACGCGGGGACCGAATGCCGGGATGCCCAGCTGGATGGTCCCGGGGCCGGTCACCACGACGACCTCCAGCACACCGACACAGCCATCGCCGAACGGCGGGGCGAGTGGACCCTGGTGATCCTCGCCGGCGCCAACGGCTTCTCGGCCCTGTGCATCACCGATGAGTCGACCGTCCTGTTCCGGAGCTGGTTCGGTTCCCTCGGCACTCCGGTTGACCACGCCGCATCCGGTCCGCGTGACGTGGTGGCCACCGATCTGGGCACCGGCGCCATAGATGCCGGTGAGCTCTCGGTCGCCGCGGGGTACGCCGGCTCGGACGTGACCGGCGTGACGTACCACAGTGCCGGCCGCGGCCAAGTCGCGGCGACGGTCGCCAAGGGACGTTTCGCCCTTTGGCTGCCCGGCGACGAACTGAAGGACGCCAGCCGCGTGGGCGTCCAGGTCCAGGTGACCTACCGCGACGGCAGCACCGCTACGCGTCGACTCGACCTTCGATGATCGGCCGATGATCGCACCGCAACCCCGACCGACCGGCGCCGAACCGGGTACTGCTTCGTGGCGAACCTCGCCGAGGGGTCAGGCGGACAGGCGGCGGGCGATGGCCGGGATCACGATCGTGGCGGCGACCACGTGAGTCAGCATCAGCAGGGCCTTGGTGGAGGTGGACGCGTCCGCGAGCACATCCGGCACCAGGGACAACGCGGTGAGCGCAATCGTGGCGCGGACGAACACCGGGCGCGGGCGGCGAGCCGTGCGGGCCAGCACGAGGGCGAGCACCAGGCCCACCACCGAGCAGATGGCGGTCAGCACGGCGAACCCCGGCACCGGGATCGGCTCACCGCCGACGGCGAGGCTGATCCCGGCGGCCTCGCCCGCCGCGGCGACGGCCGCGGTCGCCACGGCGGCGACGGCGGTGGCGGTCAGGCCGCCGATGACCAGCGGCT includes these proteins:
- a CDS encoding DUF6069 family protein, whose product is MSVITTAPAKPLVIGGLTATAVAAVATAAVAAAGEAAGISLAVGGEPIPVPGFAVLTAICSVVGLVLALVLARTARRPRPVFVRATIALTALSLVPDVLADASTSTKALLMLTHVVAATIVIPAIARRLSA
- a CDS encoding Gfo/Idh/MocA family protein, giving the protein MTGPMGVGVIGAGVISDTYLTNLTSFPDVRVLAVADLDTTRAAAQAAKFGVPRSGTVVELLADPAIELVVNLTVPSAHVDVGLAALESGKHVWAEKPLALDRQTGRKLLDRARERGLRVASAPDTVLGAGLQTARRAIDAGAIGTPLSALALFQVPGPELWHPSPEFLYQPGAGPLLDMGPYYLTTLIQLFGPIRRVTGAGARARERRVIATGPKAGTEFPVDVLTNVTALIEFERGGSAQVVFSFDSDLVRRGLLEVTGSAGSAVLPDPNRFTGSTVLHLGADPEELAPQGHSAERGTGALELARAIRAGVPERASGELAYHVLDAMLAVEESITLQHSVEVTSTVEVPPALPAEWDPHAATL
- a CDS encoding RNA polymerase sigma factor — translated: MRNPSRGPCREARFTSLYEAAYADLLRFAQRRVHATHAEDVVAESFLVAWRRLDDLPSRRDDARAWLFGIARGVILNTHRGAERQRALAVKLADVPTGSAADADADLVARQIDISRAWQRLSDVHQEALALAVLDGLNAPQAAAVLGVSPLAFRLRLSRARHALRLSLDHPAGSPATPVRTYGRTPSS